The sequence aaaagtaatgcaATGTATGAAGCTTAATTTtctattgtgttttttcatcttttgcATGATTCAAGTCTCCTAAAAGCTCAGTCAGTGACGATCAGTCATGAGCTGCCACGGGCTACACTGGCCTGGTATTTTGGGATTAATCTtcaatttcttatttatttcagtGGAAATTTAGATTAATATTTAGTGAACAAGTTAGAACTttttaaaaatcatatttctttcttttgtgcATCTCCTGATTATTTCCATTCCATTAGACCGTACTAATTAATAATTTGCTGCCATTAAAAAGCCGGGCCTCTTCCTTGCCGGTGAAATCTTGTCGTAGCCTATAGCGACACACACATTAAGAGacctcacacgcacacagttaATTCCATTGTAGCACAAAGAGCCTTATTTATTATGCAAATTTAACGATATCATGTATATTTCACATATACTCTAATCGCAGCATGAAAATTTAATTGCGTAACCGCGGTGGTTTTCGAATAAATGAAGTGTTAATTCATTGGGATTAATTAATTTAGGTAAAGACTGTGTACAAGGTGACGCTGGTGTATTAAATCAATTTGTTTAATGCTCGTCGGGCGATGATGGCCCTTAATGACGAGGCCTCATTACTTCCAAAGGGTTAAGATGAGAGACAAGTGGGACAAGAGCAGCGTCTAATGGGAAACCGTGCAACACACGTTTGAACAACTggtagtaaaataaataatagtacattaatatattataaCCATATTTGTGCGTCCATATGATGCTACTTCCCTGGGTTAACATTGATATTTTGTGCGCTTAATCCTATTTTGCGCTCCAATTTCCCCCAGAAATGCTATTTCCTAAAACCgaataaatacttaaaaattGACCAATGCTGAAAATAAACAGTGAGGTCAAAGGTTTACTGACTCTTAAGTCAAGAATTAGGCCTAAAGACGTTTGGTGCGTGTCCGTGACTGGATGGAGACGCGTGAAGcccttgaaaaaaaatataaaataaaagggCGCAAGCGTCTCGTCTCCAGATGTTCCTGCCTGCCCTGTGagcagtttttatttgtcagcCTGCTCACTGTTCTGGCACTTTGTGTCTCGCGAGAGCAGCCGAGCAGGGGCTTGACGAGATCTGAGGCGCTCAGGTGTAAGAGCCTCTCTCATTCCCAGCAGTGGGAAACAGTAGACAGATAAGTGCGTCTGAGAGACTGCAGGCATCTCTGTGATCTCCGGGCTCAAGGCTGCTCCTCGGCGCACAACACGGCGAACTGCAGCGGCGCGTCATTACCGGATCGGCAGCGAGGATCCGCTGTGTATCTATGACTGTTCTCCAGCTCCGGCAGCCGCTTCCCCCTCTTCTTTCCCGTGCACTTTAATTGGAGACGCTCGCCAAGATGATGTCCATGAACAGCAAACAGCCGCACTTCGCGATGCATCCCTCTCTACCCGAGCACAAGTACACCACGCTGCACTCCAGCTCGGAAGCTATAAGGAGAGCCTGTCTACAAACTCCACAGGTAAATGATCCCCATCCCCAAAACTTCcactttctccttttttattcCGAGCTTCGGCTGCATGTAGCGCCGAGCGCGGTCTGTGCGTAATAACGAGCGCTGCTCCAAGGCACATTCAGCCAAGACGCgcacttaatgtttttttcatgtattCCACGGCGATCACTGGAAGAGTCTGTGATCTTTTTGAAAGCATGCTTCACGCAAAGCTCgtctttactcttttttttttgtattaatttttaTGACTTGCCACTTCTGAAGGAATACTCCGGCTCTGTTGTGTGTTGCCAAATGTCCCGACTGACAGATGCatttatgtatgttttttctctttcttctgccgCCTTCCTTTCTtctattttgtctttttctttccccatTTTCGCCTCCGTGCccctgcccctctctctctctctcccctttccctCTTCATGGTTTCCACTCTCGCAGCTGCAGAACAACATCTTCGCCAGCCTGGATGAGACCCTGCTGGCCCGGGCTGAGGCTTTGGCGGCTGTGGACATCGCCGTGTCCCAGGGCAAGACGCACCCCTACAAGCCCGACGCCACCTACCACACGATGAGCGCGGTGCCCTGCTCGTCGAACTCCACCGTGCCACtggcccaccaccaccaccaccatcaccaccaccaccaccagaacCTGGAGCCGCCGGACATCATGGACCACATCGGCTCGCCGTCCCTCAACCTCATGTCGCACGACGGGACCGGCGGTGGAGGTGGCGGAGGCGGCGGAGGAGGCGGCGGGCTCCTCTCCACCCCCTCCGGACACCCGCACTCGCACATGCACGGCTTGAGCCACCTCTCCCACCAGGCGATGGGCATGAACTCGCCTCTCACCCACCACGGGCTCTTACCGGGCCACCACGGGGGGGCTCAATGCGGACCAGGGCTCAATAACAACGGACTCCCCTCAATCACGGACTCGGACACGGACCCGCGGGAGCTGGAGGCTTTCGCGGAGCGCTTCAAGCAGCGGCGGATCAAGCTGGGGGTGACCCAGGCGGACGTGGGCGGCGCCCTGGCTAATCTCAAAATCCCCGGCGTGGGGTCACTGAGCCAAAGTACAATTTGTCGGTTCGAGTCGTTGACTCTGTCCCACAACAACATGATCGCGCTCAAGCCCATCCTGCAGGCCTGGCTGGAGGAGGCCGAGGGGGCCCAGCGGGAGAAGATGAGCAAACCGGACATTTTCAACGGAGGGGAAAAGAAACGCAAGCGGACGTCGATAGCGGCCCCGGAGAAGAGGTCTCTGGAGGCGTACTTCGCCGTGCAGCCGCGACCCTCGTCCGAGAAAATCGCAGCTATCGCGGAAAAGTTGGACCTGAAAAAAAATGTGGTGCGCGTGTGGTTTTGCaaccaaagacagaaacagaagaggTTGAAATTTTCCGCCACTCACTGATGAGCAAagagagataaaaacaaaacaaaaaaaaggataaaaaaaagtttgtggGACTGAATTTGGGGACCAAGGGACACGAAGACACCATTTTCAGTCTTTTCGTCTCCAGCGATATTTTACACGTTGGTGCACATGTGGGCTTTAGATTCCCGTTTTACAAGGCTTCATATTATACCTGGTTTTATTTTCACGTTATCGGTGAATGAGAAGTATGCAAATAACAGATCACTCGAATTCTGCTCAGTTGCTATCGAGGGGAAGAAGTTTGAcattgcctttttttatttaaataaacacgCGTGGACAGAGGGGATTTGCTTGATAATATAGCGAGTTATGTTTCTCCGGATAGGCCTATTGTTTGAAGTATAGCCATTTACGAATTACCTCATTGATTGTTGAACTGTGTTCTTCTGTTTTGGTTATATCTTCTGTCGTTGTTGGTATagaaataattcatgaatgtgttcatttattcatctgtatatttatttatttatttatttatgttatttggAGGCTGCTATACGAACTCAAATTTAGTTGCGAACTTTTATGGCTAACGGGAAAAATAAATAGGCCTGCATGAAATCCACGGGCGGTAATTTAGCCTCTTGCAGGGCTGTCACatctatagatatatttattttgaatttgcaCAGAAAAGACCCTTTAGGTTTGTGTCGAAATGGTTTTTTTGTATATACAGACTTCACTTTATCACGTGTCAGAGGTGAGCTCCTGTCTTTTGGACATAAATTATAGGGTCAACATTTGGCGTCACAAagttttttcaaaagaaaagacCCAGAGAGCGCGAAACTCTTTTCTGATCCAACACCAACCTACGAAATTGTGAGTTTGCAGTGTGACACTATGCATTGGGAGAAGAGTCACTAGCGAGCTGTCTGCTGATAAGACCTCATGTTTTGGGTGTCACTGTTTAATGCCTGTTTCACATGGAGATCACCACGTTGTTTGTCGTGTTATTTGTTACGGTTGTGTAAGTAATAATTTTTACTTTGTGCACAAGTATGTTTACAAAAA comes from Platichthys flesus chromosome 1, fPlaFle2.1, whole genome shotgun sequence and encodes:
- the pou4f1 gene encoding POU domain, class 4, transcription factor 1 isoform X1 yields the protein MMSMNSKQPHFAMHPSLPEHKYTTLHSSSEAIRRACLQTPQLQNNIFASLDETLLARAEALAAVDIAVSQGKTHPYKPDATYHTMSAVPCSSNSTVPLAHHHHHHHHHHHQNLEPPDIMDHIGSPSLNLMSHDGTGGGGGGGGGGGGGLLSTPSGHPHSHMHGLSHLSHQAMGMNSPLTHHGLLPGHHGGAQCGPGLNNNGLPSITDSDTDPRELEAFAERFKQRRIKLGVTQADVGGALANLKIPGVGSLSQSTICRFESLTLSHNNMIALKPILQAWLEEAEGAQREKMSKPDIFNGGEKKRKRTSIAAPEKRSLEAYFAVQPRPSSEKIAAIAEKLDLKKNVVRVWFCNQRQKQKRLKFSATH
- the pou4f1 gene encoding POU domain, class 4, transcription factor 1 isoform X2, which produces MMSMNSKQPHFAMHPSLPEHKYTTLHSSSEAIRRACLQTPQNNIFASLDETLLARAEALAAVDIAVSQGKTHPYKPDATYHTMSAVPCSSNSTVPLAHHHHHHHHHHHQNLEPPDIMDHIGSPSLNLMSHDGTGGGGGGGGGGGGGLLSTPSGHPHSHMHGLSHLSHQAMGMNSPLTHHGLLPGHHGGAQCGPGLNNNGLPSITDSDTDPRELEAFAERFKQRRIKLGVTQADVGGALANLKIPGVGSLSQSTICRFESLTLSHNNMIALKPILQAWLEEAEGAQREKMSKPDIFNGGEKKRKRTSIAAPEKRSLEAYFAVQPRPSSEKIAAIAEKLDLKKNVVRVWFCNQRQKQKRLKFSATH